DNA from Pseudoalteromonas rubra:
CCAACTCGCCACTACGCGCACGTTGACTGTCCTGGACACGCTGACTACGTTAAAAACATGATCACTGGTGCTGCTCAGATGGACGGCGCGATCCTGGTAGTTGCTGCAACTGACGGTCCTATGCCTCAAACACGTGAGCACATCCTACTTTCTCGTCAGGTTGGTGTACCTTACATCATCGTATTCATGAACAAATGTGACATGGTTGACGACGAAGAGCTACTAGAGCTAGTAGAGATGGAAGTTCGTGAACTTCTTTCTGAGTACGACTTCCCAGGTGATGACCTGCCTCTAATCCAGGGTTCAGCTCTTAAAGCGCTAGAAGGCGAGAAAGAGTGGGAAGACAAGATCGTTGAGCTTGCAGAAGCACTAGATTCTTACATCCCAGAGCCAGAGCGTGACATCGATAAGCCTTTCATCATGCCTATCGAAGACGTATTCTCAATCCAGGGTCGTGGTACTGTTGTAACTGGCCGTGTTGAAGCTGGTATCATCAACGTGAACGACGAAGTTGAAATCGTAGGTATCAAAGAAACTACGAAGACAACTTGTACAGGTGTTGAAATGTTCCGTAAGCTGCTTGACGAAGGTCGTGCAGGTGAGAACATCGGTGCACTTCTACGTGGTACTAAGCGTGATGAAGTTGAGCGTGGTCAGGTTCTTTGTAAGCCTGGTTCAATCAACCCACACACTAAGTTCACTTCAGAAGTATACGTACTGTCTAAAGATGAAGGTGGCCGTCATACTCCATTCTTCAAAGGCTACCGTCCACAGTTCTACTTCCGTACAACTGACGTAAGTTTTTAAATAGCAACGCTTTAGACAAGAATTTTTTGACGTGGAGGGGTTCCCGAGCGGCCAAAGGGATCAGACTGTAAATCTGACGGCACTGCCTTCGCTGGTTCGAATCCAGCCCCCTCCACCACTTTATTCTTGACGGTTAGAGGTAGTTAAGAACAGGTTCCTAAAGCGGGCATCGTATAATGGCTATTACCTCAGCCTTCCAAGCTGATGATGCGGGTTCGATTCCCGCTGCCCGCTCCAGTTTTCTGGTGTGCTGATATAGCTCAGTTGGTAGAGCGCACCCTTGGTAAGGGTGAGGTCGGCAGTTCAAATCTGCCTATCAGCACCAGTCTTCGGATCTTCCTAAATACTTCCTTTGATTTGTCATAAAAACATTTATAATTGTACTGAATAATTCTAGTCTGCCGCCGCTGTGGCGTGTGGATTATTTTTATATGTAATCTAGATACACAAAACTTATAGGTTCCGTCATGGCAAAAGAAAAGTTTGAACGTTCGAAACCGCACGTTAACGTTGGTACTATCGGCCACGTTGACCACGGTAAAACTACCCTAACTGCAGCAATCACTAACGTACTTGCAAAAGTATACGGTGGTGAAGCGAAAGACTTCGCATCAATCGATAACGCTCCAGAAGAGCGTGAGCGTGGTATCACAATCTCAACTTCACACGTTGAGTATGACACTCCAACTCGCCACTACGCGCACGTTGACTGTCCTGGACACGCTGACTACGTTAAAAACATGATCACTGGTGCTGCTCAGATGGACGGCGCGATCCTGGTAGTTGCTGCAACTGACGGTCCTATGCCTCAAACACGTGAGCACATCCTACTTTCTCGTCAGGTTGGTGTACCTTACATCATCGTATTCATGAACAAATGTGACATGGTTGACGACGAAGAGCTACTAGAGCTAGTAGAGATGGAAGTTCGTGAACTTCTTTCTGAGTACGACTTCCCAGGTGATGACCTGCCTCTAATCCAGGGTTCAGCTCTTAAAGCGCTAGAAGGCGAGAAAGAGTGGGAAGACAAGATCGTTGAGCTTGCAGAAGCACTAGATTCTTACATCCCAGAGCCAGAGCGTGACATCGATAAGCCTTTCATCATGCCTATCGAAGACGTATTCTCAATCCAGGGTCGTGGTACTGTTGTAACTGGCCGTGTTGAAGCTGGTATCATCAACGTGAACGACGAAGTTGAAATCGTAGGTATCAAAGAAACTACGAAGACAACTTGTACAGGTGTTGAAATGTTCCGTAAGCTGCTTGACGAAGGTCGTGCAGGTGAGAACATCGGTGCACTTCTACGTGGTACTAAGCGTGATGAAGTTGAGCGTGGTCAGGTTCTTTGTAAGCCTGGTTCAATCAACCCACACACTAAGTTCACTTCAGAAGTATACGTACTGTCTAAAGATGAAGGTGGCCGTCATACTCCATTCTTCAAAGGCTACCGTCCACAGTTCTACTTCCGTACAACTGACGTAACTGGTAACGTTGAGCTGCCAGAAGGCGTAGAAATGGTAATGCCTGGTGACAACATCAAGATGACTGTTGAGCTAATCGTTCCAATCGCGATGGACGAAGGTCTACGTTTCGCGATCCGTGAAGGTGGCCGTACAGTTGGTGCTGGTGTTGTAGCTACAATCGTAGAATAATCTACAGATTGCAGTAAC
Protein-coding regions in this window:
- the tuf gene encoding elongation factor Tu, which produces MAKEKFERSKPHVNVGTIGHVDHGKTTLTAAITNVLAKVYGGEAKDFASIDNAPEERERGITISTSHVEYDTPTRHYAHVDCPGHADYVKNMITGAAQMDGAILVVAATDGPMPQTREHILLSRQVGVPYIIVFMNKCDMVDDEELLELVEMEVRELLSEYDFPGDDLPLIQGSALKALEGEKEWEDKIVELAEALDSYIPEPERDIDKPFIMPIEDVFSIQGRGTVVTGRVEAGIINVNDEVEIVGIKETTKTTCTGVEMFRKLLDEGRAGENIGALLRGTKRDEVERGQVLCKPGSINPHTKFTSEVYVLSKDEGGRHTPFFKGYRPQFYFRTTDVTGNVELPEGVEMVMPGDNIKMTVELIVPIAMDEGLRFAIREGGRTVGAGVVATIVE